The sequence TTATATGAGTTAATTACCAACTAGTTTATTATATTGTTGAAgtactcttcaaaaaaaaaatattgttgaagtaatgttaatcacatttattaacatgtcaatttgtaattatttgtaataaaatttatactaattttaataattttttttcttaaaaaaagggTTTTGTGATTTTCCGCTTTCACCGCCAAAAAGTCCAAAACATGTAAGAATTCCCATACCGTGATTCCTTACCTATAATGTGTAAACTCAATCCTATCTCCAAAGACATCTCTCCCCTCCCTCATTTTGTGAGGCTTGGATAAGATAAGATATTCAGTTTGTACTCTATCTATATATAACATAATAGTACATTGTCTTATTCAGTCTATATATACCATAAGATATTCactctttttttgggtaaatataTATAACAGTACATTGTCTTATTTATATATCAGTTTCCAGTGCTGTCAATCCAATATATATGGATAAATGTTCACCAAAAGTCTATTGACACTGGCAGTTGGTCACATTTGACATTCCCATACAGCGGTCTTAATTAACTCATGGCTGCCAATCAGCGGTGGTGCTgaaattacaattcaaattcaataCATATACGCCATTAATTGGGACCACAacatctatctatatatatatatatatatattaataggcaaaacttagagaaaatctaattaactTCTACAATTAAAGTCCAATTTTGTGCTATgtatcctaaattatttatttttagagatagagtgttttatttcttaattttggagtcaaatgTGGAACCACAACATAAATATctatccaagtgagttattgtgtacaaaaaccaaagagtttagaattaattaatatataaaaatttaaaaaaatggaaaatttacattttctaccaataatattcttacaatactttttaaagagttaaaaaatatatataagaatgattatcaataaaatttaaattatatatataagaattatactaCGCATTTTAATGTATATCCATGTATATGCAATTATGCAtgaggttacaagctagttttcATAATATGATATGTTCTTAccaatttataataatttagtaGGGACATTATCCTCGCCAAATATTTGAGTGGtaggtttattaatttcatatgTGATGTAAATCTGTAAGTTTTAGATTCAATCCACTATATTATCGGTCTATGagatatattttcaaaatgttttataGACCATGGATGCAGGGTAGATCTATGGCAAGGCTTGGGGGACAAtggccccaaaattttaaaattcttttatattatgtataattcttaaaaactttaaatatttagctacaaaaatatatagaagttccccaaatgtttgagttagttcaatgatgctcttaaaaactaataaaatttgtCAATCGGTGTAATAGTTATGGAGACaagatagtttttgttttctcaaatttttttttggtatatgtTTAATATTCAACTAGACAGTTTTTGCATACTCATTGgaatttaaaagatgataaatttttctaaaaatttattttaggaatatacatatatgaaagttgttaattttatatataatatatttataaattatgacctattctagtatcaaaatattaaaatttatatatgtgatGGTTTATCTTAATTCGTGATTATTATATTAATACCAAAATTTGGCCcttaaacaaaaaatcctaactCTGTCCCTGCATAGGTGGAATAGTTTGGCTAAAGGTTAAAATGCTATTtctttgtatcaaaaaaaaaaaatataagttaatttattacttatttggTAAAATGTTGGAAACAAACAAGTTATCGAAAATTACATTATGCGAAACTCATCGTCCAACCGGCCAATATTTGATGATTTCTTTTGATAATCCATAAGCTTCTTACCATTCCCTAATATATATCATTGACGTACTGTTAACTGGTGCAGGTGGTGATGGAATTGTTGGAATGGTATTCCCTAAAACATCAAAGGAGGTGGTATTGAAACTCAAGAAAGGAGATGTCATACCTGTGGTAATGGGAGCAGTCTCATGGTGGTTCAATGATGGAGATTCTGAATTGGTTATAGTATTCTTAGGTGAAACTTCAAAGTCATATATTCCTGGCGAATTCACCTACTTCTTTTTAAGTGGGGCTCTGGGTATCATGGGAGGTTTCTCTCCAGAGTTCCTTAGTAGAGcttataaaatgaataaagatGAAGCAAATAAGCTCGCAAAAAGCCAAACTGGGGTTCTGATAATTAAGCTACAAGAAGGAAAAACTATGCCTAAACCAAACGAAAACTATACTAATAAATTGCTCTATAACATTGAAGCTACATTGCCTGATATTCGTGTCAAGAATGGTGGACAAGTCACTACATTGACAGAAGCCAAGTTTCCTTTTCTTGATCAAGTTGAGCTGAGCACCAAACTCGTTAGACTTGATGCTAATGCAATGTTTTCACCAACGTATACTACTGATTCTTCAGTTCAATTGATTTATGTTGTGAAAGGGATTGGTCAGATTCAAATTGTGGGCATTAATGGTAAGCAAGTCTTGGACACTGAAGTGAAGCCTGGTCACTTGCTTGTTGTACCAAGATTTTTTGTGGTTGCCAAACTTGCAGGTGGAGATGGACTGGAATGTTTCTCTATAACAACATCTAAGAAGTAAGCATTAGTCATCTTTTACCATTTTCTATAGACTAATTACACTTCTAAATTTTACggttgttttcattttagtttcttaattttaaggtttttattttcttcttgattttagTTCATCAAATTTGATTCCATCTTCAAAATGGTCACACTATCTATCTACGTGGCTGATCTAATTAATCTCTAtgatttaattttcaaaatgatcTTTCTATCCATCTCTATGATTGATATGACCATTAAATGCCAATAAAATGACATTAATTattgtcttctttttgttcCCCCTCTCTTTTAAAGGTCAAATTTGTAATGAAGATAAACATAATGAACactttgaaaacaaaatcaaattagtGGAACAAAATGAATCATCTCAAACTtaagggaccaaaatgaaaataacttcAAACTTTATGAGTTGAAGTGTAATTTAGTTGTTTCCATTGTGTACCTTGTCCTGCCAATTGAATGAGATAACTAATCCAATCATACTAATTTAAAATTGgatggcaaattttttttttttgggttaaatttgtcaaaatattttatacaataaaatacgTTTTAACatctctctcttccccttttAAATGTTCTGCAGGCCTGCCTTCGAGAATTTAGCTAGTAAGGCATCGGTATGGCAAGCATTATCTCCTTTGGTGATTGAAGCCTCCCTGAATGTTTCTACAGAGTTGGAAGAACTTTTCAAGtcaaaaattggaaaaaacaCTATCCTTATCCCtttcaataattaattagatCCTAGTCATTTAAATATAATGTTTCGTAgttatgtaaaataaaagtaacaacatattttgtTGTTCCTactaatatattaaataataaataaaatacatttatggATTCACAAACGTATATGtaccaaatatatattatttcacATACCAGAGATAAAATCTAGACATATCGTCGTATATCAAATGGATTATATGAAATGTTTCTTTTAtgtaatgttaatttcataataTTGAAAGAAACTTTTGGGTTTGCCTCAACGAAATTCCATAAGGGGGGGTGACATATTGATGGGTGACAGCACCCCATTATGGCCCctaattaattttctaaaaatatttcatgcAATACATGATGtccaaaaatattattctaCCAAAAGACACCAAAAATATGGTTTCATTGGGCTTGTTGACCTTGATCGGACTTCAAAATGATGAATTTCTCATATTTATGGttaaaccctaattttgattgaaGGTAGCCAATTTTGAGCTCATTTgtcttaaatttaaatatactCATTACCATCCAATCAGGATAAGAgtgattttttattaaagaatatgaaattccctacaatttaattattcaatggtaaaaatcaaacttaaattcttctcaaaaataaaatcaaatttaaattgagtgaggtattgcaaaaaaaaaaaaaaaaaaaaaaaaaaaaaaaaaaaaaaaaaaaaaaccctattggCCATTTATTAGGTGAAAACGTGTAggagtttttttgaaaaatcttctATGATTTCCTTGGACAACACGTCAAAATGTTCAGAAAATAAAAGTAAActctttttttcctaaatatttTGAGACACATGATAAGATTCCCTTTAAAACAAtgctttattttaattagagagATCATTTGATTTTTTCGAAATATGTGTTAATATTTTTCCTGGcccaatttattttgaaatattctCAATGTTTTATTAAACCGATCATGTTATTTCTATCAAAATTTACATGTGatttctctaaaattttagttaattattagtaatcattttttattgggAAACATTATCCAATTCATTTATGATTGCATTAGTGACACAAGTGTCCAATAAAGAACCAACCGAGCTAGCCCAAGTTGTCTTACAAGCCTAAATAGTGGAATTCTACGGTTTGGACTTGGAGCCCAGTTCCAGCCCAATTATCCATAGTTGATTATGCTAGTCAAAGCTCATTAAGGCTAGTATTACACCATTTATTTAGTCAATCCTGTTGGTTCTAGTGCATTTATTGATTGTAGGACCTATTATTTAGGTGAGAAGAGATAGTACGTATTTATGATACTTCAGGGGTATCTAATAGTTTTCCACTTTTATAAGatatactatataatttatttttgggtaaactacatatttggtaCCTATCTTTTATACCATATTTCAAATTAGTccataacctttcaattgtatcAAGTTAATAATTGCCACATCATCTGCCACCTAGACTACGACTAACAATGtcaacaattttaattttaatttattttataaaggtGGCGTTTGGAATCAGATTATCATGCGTTTGCGTTTTGTGttttctgcttcttttttttttattattattatttcatgcGTTTTGCTTTAGGAGACAATTatcactgttcacgcactgtagCAATACTGTTCACGTACTGTTCATGGACTCACAaacactttattcagaaaaaatatatatattaaaaatgggtcccatagcactattcatacatttttaaattattttgttacagtgttttcaatttttaattttcagttttcagcaaaataagttgtatccaaatggacTCAAAATAtcaacataatttttaaaaaaaaaattaaaaaaaaaaaacagatcatTGAATCCTAACTCACCtctatcaacaacaacaaaaaaaatccctttcctcaaaaaacaacaaaattccCTAAGTCATGGTCACAATTTCTTTACGTGTCTTTAAGGTCCTAGAGGTTATGATTGCACTATCTTCTCTAATGATGAGGTAGGAACCTGCTTTTTGCAGTGACGAAGAGAGGATCCCAAACCCCAGATTCATCAAGGGATAACCTAGAAACTACTGGTTCTCCAATAACCCTCTGCCCTGCAATTTAAAGACGAGTTTTTTTATCTTATCTTCCTTAAACAATAAATcatatagaaaaaagaaatctgGAGATCAGCATACATGAGTTCTAGAACTGAAGGCCAACGACTTGAAGATGGACACTTAAACCAAATCATTTAGCTAGGATAGGGGAAAATAAAAGTCTTGGGATCTTAATCACCCGCGCACATATATTGGGTGTTTGAGTGCGTGTATATATCAGTGTCTGTGTGTCTACTGTCTAGTTCATAACCTTTAGAGCCATATAAAAAGCATTGTTAAACTTACGGTCACATCCtatgaaaatcattttttcatgtcttagattaatattttgttaatgAAGATTGCAAAGAATGTTCCCCCAATATAAGTGAAAGCCCAACTTCAAGTGTAAAGATGCAACTTGaacttttaaataaaatgattctCCATAATTGTAGATTAATGCTGCCATCAAATAAACTTTATCAAATCAAACAGAAATTTATAAGATTAGAGAATTAAAGACCATTTCTCCGAGCTGTAGCAATTTCTTCCATAGCATCAATGCTCATTACATTACATGAACTATAGTCAAATCATCAAGGAGAATTTCTCCAACGATATTCATGGAATAAATTTTAAGGAAACAACCATGATAAATAGAACAAATCAACTGCTTTATTCATTAGTCTAACCATAGCATATGAAGGAATCACAGATGATAAGTATAATTCCTGAAACTTAAGTGATAATTGACTACCCTATAGTAGCTTACGACCCTAAAGTAGCGGACGACCCTAAAGTAGCTGACGACTTTGCTTATATTCTCTTGACTGACCCCAAAAGGTTGACGATCCATATTGGGGATGACGGAAGCAACTGAAGGTTATCAATGCATGGATTAGAGACGACCAGAATGACGTTTCATGGAAGGATAAGTTGATGGGATGAAGCTGATGGGTCCAACATGTCTCTTGCATGGTTCACACGCATaggtatataaggaaatatcttgcgcCCCACACTTAACCCTAATCAAGaagactcctacaaggaaaggattccgCAAGATACGCGAAATAAAGAGTTTCTCTCCTACAAGGAAACATCTTCTTAATCAAGGCACAGATGTCAGtcctacactactataaaaaccccaagacCCTCACAAATCAAAGTACGCATAATTTCCCCCAGCtttggcactctagagttgtgaaaagttctaacttgactttcAGAGGGTATTTGGCTGGTACCACACCaatgctctctgttaggtcttttttttttttgttgtgcagATATTGTTTCGAGCGAACAAAGGCTGTGTGGCTCACTAgtgatttttcggcatcattaGCAGACAAGGTAAAAAGCCTAGTGAGTCCATGTCCATGGGTCTGTGACTATCCCAGTTTGATGAAAGGAAGGAGAAGagattttggattttagggagAGTGTTTTACATGGGTTTGTGATTGTCCCTGTTTAATGAAATAAGCAAAATTCTGAATCAAACTAAAaagatttgatttgggttttctaaaaaaaaaaaaaaactcgtgttctctaatttaaaaaaaaaaaaaaaaaaaaaaaacctaatatgTTAGTCTAGGTGGCAGTTAATgtggcaaatttttttattttttatttacgtCGTTTAACACGTCAGATTTTTTCATCCAAGAGATAACAACAAAGACTAAATTAACATGACATTGAAaagttaaggaccaaattgacacaattgaaatgttagggactaaattaaaatataatataaatgatagggaccaaaaaatgtaatttaccttttattttttattttttggaaaagttaATGGTTGCTTTGAAGTTTGAAAGTAttggtttataaattttttttttaaattttttatggaaaaagaaaaaaaaaaccaattttttaataacttttatattCTCCATGAAAGTGGTATAAAAACTTTCATGAAACAATCCATTAGCAAATGTCTAAGAGCATTCATTAATCGGacccttcttttttatatattttggaaaTCACATAGTCATTTAATTCTCCAAAATTTAGAAAGTTGTTCTAAAGACTATATATAGTTGGTTGGCTGGAATCAAGAAATTATAGGGTGATTATTCAAAATACTTGTGTTGTACCatgtatctctttttttttttttttttgataagaccATGTATCTCTTTAGGTAGATTCCATTGAGTGGTGAGTGTGTTTAGTCTTATATCCTTGGTATTTTCCTTTGGGTGGGGATTATTTTGTATCCCTTTGGATTTTCCCTAGGCGGTGAGCTTATTATACTTTTGAGTGAGTAccatttcttgttttcttcatTTAGGAAATTTTCCGATATTATTTGGTTAAGTCCAAAACAGTTTAAGTTAATGGCAGAAGTCCATATTTTAGATTAGTATGTTAGGCCTAGAACGATGAAGATTCACATCAACATAAGGATATAAATGGAACATGATCATCTCAAATTCACTTTAAATGGAGAATGTCCTTTTAATGGTTacttagggcccgtttggtatatgtgtttaaaaactgaaaattgttgtttgaaaatatttgtggaaatacgtgtgggtgaaaaagtgtgttgaAATGCGTGAAATgctgtttaaaaactgaaaatggttgtttaaaactacaaaccaaacacccccttaatgTTTTGTTTCTTAGATTTGATAGTGTAtaaaatgtcacatcatttaaaattttaaaaaatgctgTTGTGGATACACTTTTAAATTTAGTTCTTCTATGGGCACATCAATATGTCACAACAAGCTGAGTTGTTAACTCTCTAtcgtcaaaataaaataaaatagtatacaTGTCTccaccacaactgaaaataattGTGTCgtgaaaatattatatcattttgttatggcttttggaatttttcatatataatttttttttagagggccctttttttttttgagaaaactatACCCATATTTAATTTAGatcatgaaaaataaatttatttcaaatatatatgaaatgaaTGAACGGAAAACGGAAGAAAGGACAAGGACATGCTTAGGATTCATAAGGAAGATACAGTAAGGACAAAAACGATTCTTTGAAAAAAAGATTAGGCATGtaggaatgaaaaattaaaattattttattatttagcttatatttactattatttatagaTCTTACTGTATTTTTggatactattcatgagccacactatattatttcaattaacttttacctttatctacagtatttttagtaataaattttcaacttcagcaaaataagctgtatccaaacagaccgaCGTcaacaaaatcgagtttttttttttttttttttttttttttttttctgaaattaaacaaaatgaaaacgATCGAGTTAGCAGGGGGAAAAggacaaacaaaaaatgatcTACAACTTCTTCAGGTGGTGCAAACGTAGTACACGTgcatatatcaaaaaaaaaaaaaaaaaaaaaacgaagtccacgtgaaaataaaatattcccCCCCCTTCCAAAAAAATTCCCAACCTTTTCTTAGTTTTTGAAAATGCTAATAAGTGTTCttagaaaatttgttaaaaatctattttggaaagttttaacatcacttttatggaaaaaaaaaaaaaaaaactgtcaaaatatttttttttttcttttccataaaaaatttctttaactggattgttaaccaatatcctaagggcactcgttagcatgacccaaatttttttagtctaatattcatttttccattaaaaataaaaaaaacccgaTAGacctctattatttttttttgataggaataGACATCTTTTATTGTactcaaataaaacaaaaaattattctaaaaataaataaaaaataaaacaaaaattggcCCAAAACAAAACTTCATGCTTCATTTCCAATTTCaagaaaagttttaatttttgtttctcttctaAAGCACTGccagcccagcccagcccagtCCCAAATCCCaactcaaacaaaacaaaatcctcATTAATCTCATCTCTCACAACTCCTCATagtatgataaaaaaaaaaaaaaaaatttaaaaaactttttttttttttccttctcacaCTGTGACGCCGCAGCCACCGCTAGCCCACTCCCTAGCCTTCATCGCCTCAACGTTAAGCCCTCACCTCAAGGTATCTCGTTCTCATcccagttctctctctctctctagaactAAACTTAATACTGAATAGCTAAATAGAAATATGTGTCTGTGACGTCCCTTTGCCAACAATGAATGTATGcttatttaattttgtctttttgtgtttattattattgtatttctTTATACTTAACCCACTGATTCTGTGACTTAGCCTTTTTTGTGCTGTTTGTCTCTTGAGCAGGGGCGAGTGGGGCTTTGTGCAGTTGGGTAGTAAAGTaagtaaattataaaagaaaaaattaatctaagGAAGGCAATTGGGgtgagtatttttttatttttcaaccatcACATTACGCAGAGTAGTGGGGTGTTGctaatttatttggtttagttGTATGTTTATacttttgtttaatttgtttgtttaggtttttttttatcataaagggccattatttaattaaagatgtatttataatttaagcaaaaatgaattttatatgataatttattatatctttctccTAAGttagtttatgattttttgaatggattttttttttttggatttgaaattagGTGCCGAATAATGAACAAATGacaaacaattgatgcattctttaagaaaaaagatattaGTCATTCAAAACTTAGGACACTTGTAGAAACAAATATTGATACTTCAATGCCAAATGAGTGTGTTGAAGgctaaaatttcacaagaaagcccattccatgaaaagtaaagaagacctaattcaagcagcaagaagaatcaacattaaagccctatttatgttcagatttccagcaaaaaggtcattaaaaagtccaacaaaatccagtgaaagaactgggccgggatacccagaggctgccagaggcccgggatcctcaggtaatgcagCATAGCTACTGTaggattgagacaactcaagaaaggtatcacgaaatacaagaaatgaagaacagagatgtccttctcaagtacctagtggtgcagcaaagaatcagaaagtataaagcaaacattcatgaacaaaagagctgtaccacaaggaaccaagaatgagaaaatcataagTAGAAGCAATTGGAGGGGAAGTTTCAACCCAGCAATAAAAGATTCCAGgtatttgggaataatgacagcAAGGAAATAACACCGACAACTAAGtctgaaaaatgagaaaccttgaaagaagagagattgaaggctaattgccaaggacgccccggaatggaaagtcagcaagtgacttttagagaaacagaaataaaagatgaaaactatgagaaaaaagggaagagaccaaCCCTTGGGCAActgtcacagcacgagctctgaggggcaaaagagaaaaatcacTAGTACCATGGAGTCTtagaaaacacactataaaagaaagagaaaacccatgttgaatGGGGGGGGATTTTTCcgtaggaagaatatcataacagagtcattagaactctgtaaaatttaagaaaaacagaggaatgtctcccggtatcctagaaacagccactatagcacatacttggattcaaaaagattcaaactttgcaagtcttagaggcttgaataaccatcaaagtctgtaatttttgagcttatttgaaccttgtatcacgttttagtgagcacatttgtaatccacaattaagaaaaataatgaaatatctcatattgatttgaggatttctaacaattactttacatatttatttattatattatcttcctttactgcttcttgctgatcaatacatatattcttgcttgtaaaaCTATGTCTTTTGtccaagcaaagccactcagacttgagttccaaatcccacaagtcttgtgcaaaagcactaagtctgtgagaatttgGGTCAagatcctcgtggctgaatcattctcataaaattcatttacatatatgcatatgtattaatatatatatatatatatatatcctaatctaagaaactaacaattatttgaagatatgtgcattgtatagttgttcttgtgtaggacctatagaggtgaaaggaaaggacaaaactccattgcataacaagcatggagaaagattgtatagtgcagagaaccagagattctgggttcttacaggcctaatacgccCCGAGATCTCACGACAGTACGTCCCAAGATCCCATGACAGTACGCCCGgagtaccaagtgaaggaattctttaaaatgtttatacgataaaagataagccttaaatattatatttcaatctctttttcattgtgaatattataaaaatctatttttacttattttgtaagagtaaagggtcattttattatactaaaacacttataatggtattttattgcttaggaggaatcaCATTTTTGctttgaggagatttatgtgacttgcacacaacttggttcgtaatcagcccccatttagctgcggtAAACCAAGTCCAGtccaccaaaatacaactatttggctcaggatccttgggcctgtgtgctaaagaaaaaaagcactctcacattttggcgactccactggggactgggaaaaaggagagggaaaaagtAGTCCCTTTGCAAGCATGGCTCCAAAGCTAGGAAACACCTAGAGGAAGGAAAGTTCCTCTTAGTGCATTCAACATCAAGATCCCAAAAGTGTGGGTTCCTCCAACGAACGTTCTACCGAGAGACTCTATATGGAATTTTGGAGAATTTCCCAACACAAGATAAGTTTTATGCATcattattttctccattttatattttgaacataatgGACTGAAATCTATGTTTTTCAAATGGATAGCTTTCACTATGTTGCATGAAAGCAAAAGCATTGTATTGTTTAGTAATAGAAGTAGACACTTGTTCTACATAATATAGAATCATAGATAAGTTTGGTTGTCATGCTCATTCTCCAACTAAATGAacctcattttaaaaatattcataaaagatactgcaatattgttttatttcaacttATT is a genomic window of Quercus lobata isolate SW786 chromosome 2, ValleyOak3.0 Primary Assembly, whole genome shotgun sequence containing:
- the LOC115977471 gene encoding glutelin type-A 3-like, with the protein product MEFDLTPKFAQKVFEGEGGAYYSWSSSEFPILGEGKVGAGKLVLQPRGFALPHYAGSSKVGYVLGGGDGIVGMVFPKTSKEVVLKLKKGDVIPVVMGAVSWWFNDGDSELVIVFLGETSKSYIPGEFTYFFLSGALGIMGGFSPEFLSRAYKMNKDEANKLAKSQTGVLIIKLQEGKTMPKPNENYTNKLLYNIEATLPDIRVKNGGQVTTLTEAKFPFLDQVELSTKLVRLDANAMFSPTYTTDSSVQLIYVVKGIGQIQIVGINGKQVLDTEVKPGHLLVVPRFFVVAKLAGGDGLECFSITTSKKPAFENLASKASVWQALSPLVIEASLNVSTELEELFKSKIGKNTILIPFNN